In Paraflavitalea devenefica, a single window of DNA contains:
- a CDS encoding methylated-DNA--[protein]-cysteine S-methyltransferase produces MNHFITYYQSPVGLLRISGTDQYVSEVHFMKEEEAATAPPPTPDLPPMAIQATEQLIQYFHGDRRVFELPLFQTGTDFQEKVWNELMNIPFGKTISYLELSRRLGDPKSIRAAGTANGKNNIAIIVPCHRVIGAKGELVGYGGGLARKKWLLTHENKVAHGVQTLF; encoded by the coding sequence ATGAATCATTTCATTACATATTATCAATCGCCTGTGGGATTGCTACGCATTTCCGGTACGGATCAATACGTCAGTGAAGTGCATTTCATGAAGGAGGAAGAAGCAGCTACAGCGCCACCCCCTACCCCCGACCTACCGCCAATGGCCATACAGGCTACCGAACAGCTTATACAATACTTTCATGGCGACCGCCGCGTATTTGAATTGCCCCTTTTCCAAACAGGTACCGATTTCCAGGAAAAAGTGTGGAATGAGCTCATGAACATCCCTTTTGGCAAAACCATCAGCTACCTGGAACTCTCCCGCCGGCTGGGCGATCCCAAATCAATTCGCGCAGCGGGCACTGCCAATGGGAAAAACAACATTGCCATCATCGTACCCTGTCACCGGGTAATAGGCGCCAAAGGGGAACTGGTAGGTTATGGCGGCGGGCTGGCACGGAAAAAATGGCTGTTGACTCATGAAAATAAAGTGGCCCATGGCGTACAAACGCTGTTTTGA
- a CDS encoding Gfo/Idh/MocA family protein — protein MKSNQSSSRRKFIRNTSLAAAGFFIVPRHVLGRGYKAPSDKLNIAAIGAGGKGIVNIELAYNNGAENIVSLCDVDDRQAADSRKKHPKASYYRDFREMLDKEGKTIDAVMISTPDHMHAIMALPCMQLGKHVYVEKPLTHDIYEARILTQAAQKYKVVTQMGNQGSSSDGTRNVEAWVQQGVIGDVHTVHVWTNRPTWPQGIPTPKGQFAVPAEVDWELWLGTAPFREFNPAYIPAIWRGWVDFGTGSLGDMGCHFIDVPYRALRLQYPVSVESSVTRVWTGFFQEAFNTDSYPPSSKSHIMFPARGKMVPVEMIWYDGGIMPRRPEELGADEAFGEDSGGILFEGTKGKILAGIFGEHARLLPDNKFKGAKLPKAERPYVARGTEGHQTQWTDACKKGHGAYTSSPFEMAGPLTETVLMGNLGIRSFYYSEPDSKGNKKFTGRKKLLWDGANMKVTNFEPANQFVKRQYRGNWKLEL, from the coding sequence ATGAAAAGTAACCAATCATCGTCCCGCCGAAAATTTATCCGTAATACTTCACTGGCTGCTGCCGGTTTTTTTATTGTGCCCCGTCATGTATTGGGCAGGGGTTATAAAGCACCCAGTGATAAACTGAATATTGCCGCCATTGGGGCAGGGGGGAAGGGTATTGTCAATATTGAACTGGCTTATAATAATGGGGCAGAAAATATCGTGAGCCTGTGTGATGTGGATGACCGGCAGGCGGCAGATTCCCGCAAAAAGCATCCTAAGGCTTCTTATTACCGTGATTTCCGGGAGATGCTGGACAAAGAAGGGAAAACGATTGATGCGGTGATGATCAGTACACCAGACCACATGCACGCGATAATGGCGCTTCCCTGTATGCAACTGGGCAAACATGTATATGTAGAGAAACCACTTACGCATGATATTTATGAGGCCCGTATTTTAACGCAGGCAGCGCAGAAATACAAAGTCGTTACGCAGATGGGCAACCAGGGCAGCAGCAGTGATGGCACGCGTAATGTAGAAGCCTGGGTACAACAGGGCGTTATTGGCGATGTGCACACGGTGCATGTATGGACCAACCGGCCCACCTGGCCGCAGGGTATTCCTACGCCTAAAGGACAGTTTGCCGTTCCTGCGGAAGTGGATTGGGAGCTCTGGCTGGGTACGGCACCCTTCCGTGAATTCAACCCTGCCTATATTCCTGCTATCTGGAGAGGGTGGGTAGATTTCGGAACGGGTTCCCTGGGCGATATGGGTTGCCATTTTATTGATGTGCCTTACCGGGCTTTGAGACTTCAATACCCTGTTTCAGTAGAGTCGAGTGTAACCCGTGTATGGACAGGATTTTTCCAGGAAGCATTTAATACTGATAGTTACCCTCCCTCTTCCAAATCACATATTATGTTCCCAGCCCGTGGCAAGATGGTGCCGGTGGAAATGATCTGGTATGATGGCGGTATTATGCCCCGCCGGCCGGAAGAATTAGGGGCTGATGAGGCATTTGGCGAGGATAGTGGCGGTATCCTCTTTGAGGGGACGAAAGGGAAGATCCTGGCCGGCATTTTTGGTGAGCACGCAAGACTATTGCCCGATAATAAGTTCAAGGGCGCCAAACTGCCTAAGGCAGAGCGGCCCTACGTGGCCCGGGGCACCGAAGGCCACCAGACACAATGGACCGATGCCTGCAAAAAAGGGCATGGCGCCTATACCAGCTCCCCTTTTGAAATGGCGGGTCCGCTTACAGAAACCGTGCTCATGGGCAATCTCGGTATCCGCAGTTTCTATTATAGCGAGCCTGATAGCAAAGGCAATAAGAAATTTACCGGTCGCAAGAAACTGCTGTGGGATGGCGCCAATATGAAGGTGACCAATTTTGAGCCGGCCAACCAGTTTGTGAAGCGGCAGTACAGGGGGAATTGGAAGCTGGAATTATAA
- a CDS encoding Gfo/Idh/MocA family protein: protein MKKQTTKPTRRDFIRNTSLAAAGFFIVPRHVLGKGFIAPSDKLNIAGIGVGGKGESDLTAFAKSPNVNIVALCDVDDRQAKKSRERFSKANYYKDFREMLAKEKNNIDAVSVSTPDNTHAVAALAAMQLGKHVYCQKPMTHDIYEARVLTEAAKKYKVVTQMGNQGGSGDGVRKMKEIVDAGMIGEVHTVHCWTNRPVWPQGVPTPTGQFDVPSELDWNLWLGPAKQIDFNPAYLPFNWRGWWAFGTGSLGDMACHIMDPVYRILPIDFPSSVECSVATIWKEMWNDSANPDSCPPSTIVHLTYPRKDGKGNIKVSWHDGGLLPERPDELLPEEPMGNWDGGVIFEGTKGKIMADCYGANPRLLPTRLMKEKTMPKETIKRVPEGHYVQWVNACIAGYGKGETSSPFSFAGPFTESILISNLAIRSFLMKNPKGKGWDDKYLGRKKLLWDAKNMKITNFDEANQFVKREYRDGWSLSL, encoded by the coding sequence ATGAAAAAGCAAACGACTAAACCAACGCGCCGCGATTTCATCCGTAACACGTCGCTGGCGGCTGCGGGTTTCTTTATAGTGCCGCGTCATGTGCTGGGAAAAGGCTTTATTGCGCCCAGCGATAAACTGAATATTGCGGGCATTGGCGTGGGTGGTAAAGGTGAAAGCGATCTGACTGCATTTGCTAAAAGTCCCAATGTCAATATCGTAGCCTTGTGCGATGTAGACGACCGCCAGGCAAAGAAATCACGTGAGCGTTTCTCCAAGGCTAATTATTATAAGGACTTCCGGGAGATGCTGGCCAAGGAAAAGAATAATATTGATGCGGTTTCAGTCTCTACTCCTGATAATACCCATGCGGTAGCGGCCCTGGCTGCTATGCAACTGGGCAAGCATGTGTATTGCCAGAAACCCATGACGCATGATATTTATGAAGCGCGTGTGCTTACAGAAGCTGCTAAAAAATACAAGGTGGTTACCCAAATGGGCAACCAGGGTGGTTCCGGCGACGGTGTGCGTAAGATGAAGGAGATCGTTGATGCCGGCATGATCGGTGAAGTACACACCGTACATTGCTGGACCAACCGTCCGGTATGGCCCCAGGGTGTTCCTACACCTACCGGCCAGTTTGACGTTCCTTCCGAGCTGGACTGGAATCTGTGGCTCGGTCCTGCCAAACAGATTGATTTTAATCCTGCTTACCTGCCTTTTAACTGGCGTGGATGGTGGGCTTTTGGTACCGGTTCACTGGGTGATATGGCCTGCCATATTATGGACCCCGTTTACCGCATATTGCCTATTGATTTCCCTTCCAGCGTAGAATGCAGTGTGGCTACTATCTGGAAAGAGATGTGGAATGATTCGGCTAATCCTGATAGCTGTCCGCCTTCTACCATTGTACATCTTACTTATCCACGTAAAGATGGCAAGGGTAATATTAAAGTGTCCTGGCATGATGGCGGTTTACTGCCTGAGCGTCCTGATGAGCTGCTGCCCGAAGAGCCTATGGGCAACTGGGATGGCGGTGTGATCTTTGAAGGCACCAAGGGTAAGATCATGGCTGATTGCTATGGCGCTAATCCCCGCTTACTGCCTACCCGGCTGATGAAAGAGAAAACGATGCCTAAGGAAACTATTAAGCGTGTACCCGAAGGGCACTATGTACAATGGGTGAATGCCTGTATTGCCGGTTATGGCAAGGGTGAAACCAGCTCACCGTTCTCTTTCGCTGGTCCGTTTACAGAAAGCATCCTGATCTCCAACCTGGCCATCCGCAGCTTCTTAATGAAGAACCCGAAAGGCAAGGGATGGGATGATAAATACCTCGGCCGCAAGAAGCTGTTGTGGGATGCAAAGAATATGAAGATCACCAACTTTGATGAAGCCAACCAGTTTGTGAAGCGCGAATACCGTGATGGCTGGAGCTTGTCATTGTAA
- a CDS encoding TlpA family protein disulfide reductase: MKSYLSIPLIIVIDVAVFMAAGYSYIFDSLFWSMLIKFLLAFLWGVVLFRFFKDDFGFLLALLFMLFLIIYFLYPFSKNDLYYRLPANSFIVTGLLSGYYWAKIGRVGRVIVPLLIIAFGYVNLSFIYPRLVSSSESGGKSALVGKSIDEFLTGTRLQPDTAYAGNPFPKGKVYLLEFYFDRCPPCRMKHPALQRIAAMTDKQDFEIVYVDNGKIDKVDDFYKRRSATEKQYYDSAALFTRKLGIKNFPFEVIVDKAGIIRYVSKGYDKDKQDVYVNETISKIKALQ, encoded by the coding sequence GTGAAATCATATCTCAGTATCCCGCTCATTATTGTAATAGACGTGGCGGTATTTATGGCTGCAGGCTATTCTTATATTTTCGATTCACTTTTCTGGAGTATGCTGATCAAGTTTTTGCTGGCCTTCCTGTGGGGTGTGGTGCTGTTCCGCTTTTTTAAGGATGACTTCGGGTTCCTGCTGGCCTTGTTGTTTATGTTGTTTTTAATCATTTATTTCCTGTACCCATTTAGCAAGAATGATCTTTACTACCGGTTACCTGCCAACAGTTTTATAGTTACGGGCCTCTTGTCTGGTTATTATTGGGCAAAGATCGGCCGGGTAGGCAGGGTTATTGTTCCGTTGCTCATTATTGCTTTCGGATATGTGAACTTAAGTTTTATTTATCCCCGGCTGGTATCGTCATCGGAGAGTGGGGGAAAGTCTGCACTGGTAGGAAAATCAATTGATGAGTTCCTTACAGGGACCAGGCTGCAGCCGGATACTGCTTATGCAGGAAACCCATTTCCCAAAGGTAAAGTATATCTATTAGAGTTTTATTTTGACCGGTGCCCGCCCTGCCGGATGAAGCATCCTGCCCTGCAGCGAATAGCTGCTATGACCGATAAGCAAGACTTTGAAATTGTATATGTGGATAATGGCAAGATAGATAAGGTGGATGATTTTTATAAGCGGAGATCTGCTACAGAAAAACAGTATTATGATAGTGCCGCCCTGTTTACCCGTAAGCTCGGGATCAAGAATTTTCCTTTTGAAGTGATTGTTGATAAAGCGGGTATTATCAGGTATGTGTCGAAAGGGTATGATAAGGACAAGCAGGATGTGTATGTCAATGAGACGATCAGTAAGATCAAGGCCTTACAATAA
- a CDS encoding YhdH/YhfP family quinone oxidoreductase, which yields MPFKALWVTETADGKFERNIVERVIDDLPQGEVVIRVLYSALNYKDALSATGNKGITRKYPHTPGIDAAGIVEISRNEQFATGDEVIITGNDLGMNTCGGFGEFIRVPAAWVVRKPEGYTLKECMILGTAGVTAALALHKMELLGLHPDQGPIVVTGSTGGVGSIAVSLLAKSGYEVIAVTGKNHAHEYLQHLGAHKIETREFVNDTSGKALLRPQWAGAIDTVGGNTLLTLLKGCKPEGAVVSTGLVSSPKLEATVYPFILNGVSLLGVGSAETPMTTRLLIWDKFKDTWNIRDKLNAIAKEVTLEELNLTYIDSILQGKIMGRIVIKIAEK from the coding sequence ATGCCATTTAAAGCACTTTGGGTTACAGAAACTGCCGACGGGAAATTTGAACGGAACATTGTAGAACGGGTTATTGACGACCTGCCACAGGGTGAGGTTGTCATCAGGGTATTGTATTCTGCACTTAATTACAAGGATGCTTTATCAGCCACCGGTAACAAAGGCATCACCCGTAAATATCCGCATACACCTGGCATTGATGCTGCAGGGATCGTAGAGATCAGCCGCAATGAACAATTTGCTACCGGCGATGAAGTCATCATCACCGGGAACGACCTGGGCATGAACACCTGCGGAGGTTTCGGTGAATTCATCCGCGTGCCGGCTGCCTGGGTAGTGCGCAAGCCCGAAGGATATACCCTGAAAGAATGCATGATCCTGGGAACGGCCGGTGTTACCGCCGCCCTTGCCCTGCATAAAATGGAATTGCTGGGCCTCCATCCCGACCAGGGCCCCATCGTAGTAACAGGCTCCACCGGTGGTGTGGGCAGCATAGCGGTATCCCTGTTGGCGAAATCAGGTTATGAGGTCATTGCGGTGACCGGTAAAAACCATGCCCATGAATACCTGCAACACCTGGGCGCCCATAAAATAGAAACCCGTGAATTTGTCAATGATACCTCCGGCAAAGCGCTCCTGCGCCCGCAATGGGCAGGCGCCATTGATACCGTTGGCGGCAACACCCTGCTCACCTTGCTCAAAGGCTGCAAGCCCGAAGGCGCGGTAGTAAGTACCGGGCTCGTTTCCTCTCCCAAACTGGAGGCTACTGTATATCCCTTCATCCTCAATGGGGTCAGTCTGCTCGGTGTAGGCTCGGCAGAAACACCCATGACCACGCGGTTACTGATATGGGATAAGTTCAAAGACACCTGGAACATCAGGGACAAGCTCAATGCCATCGCCAAAGAAGTTACGCTGGAGGAATTAAACCTCACTTATATTGATTCGATCCTGCAAGGAAAGATCATGGGCAGGATCGTTATAAAAATCGCCGAGAAATAA
- a CDS encoding outer membrane beta-barrel protein — translation MKQIKNTVHYLLPIANKPLILLLCLLIASLLAGYQQAFTQGQGRPQVIDRAATRLKDDTLKTVTVTGRRQAIERKADRTTVNVDAFITNAGSNAWEVLEQSPGIQTTNDQISLKGKQGVTVYIDDKPTYLQGDDLVSYLKSLPASILDKIEIMSNPPAHYDAAGNGGIINIRLKKNRIKGFNGNILSENIQGRYTRLSQSLNVNLRTNKLNIYGNAAYYNGTGISHLNSLRVYAPGSNNSLHSFTQSGFAKVRNNRILLKAGIDVYCSPKTTWGLSMSHMNWDATEHRSFNGRQTYIGLLATDTLTQVDNANQSATVNNSITLNFQHVYDSAGKQLTAGMDYIRYSEGYDALTSTTAAGSDGPVNYREQRSNHQPFVIDIYAAKADYVHPLRKGFKWSMGFKSSLTHANNRGLFSTVVNEVPLPDLIVSNRFNYRENINAAYINYAAEWQKWALQVGWRIENTSLQGDQRDYKTARDTSFKRNYTNIFPTIYLSRKIGRRANQQLNFSYGKRIDRPGYTRLSPFAIPLDRYTYRIGNPYLQPQLSDNVELSWLFRNSFTAALFYNRLKDGMEETIEVRNNVFYRQPNNVSRKEVMGFSLDGSTNITPWWTINPIIQYTWSRLSARLNNADVHVRGGNWHMAAGQQFNLPKGWTIEVSPDFSSREVYAQFVQRSTWYIHAGIGKKILKDNGTIRLNVRDIFYTRRDYQDFNNIKDVTGFNQRTWDTQSVTLLLSYRFKKGNKVARTQTGEGGEEYRRLGDRQ, via the coding sequence TTGAAGCAAATTAAAAATACCGTGCATTATTTACTGCCGATCGCTAACAAACCCCTTATCCTCCTCCTTTGCCTGCTCATTGCCAGCCTCCTCGCAGGGTATCAACAGGCATTCACCCAGGGCCAGGGGCGTCCGCAGGTAATTGATAGGGCTGCCACCCGCCTGAAAGATGACACCCTAAAGACCGTCACTGTAACGGGCCGGCGGCAGGCTATTGAACGAAAAGCCGACAGAACGACCGTTAACGTTGATGCCTTCATTACCAATGCCGGAAGCAATGCCTGGGAGGTGCTGGAACAATCGCCGGGCATCCAGACAACGAACGATCAGATCAGCCTGAAAGGCAAGCAAGGGGTGACCGTTTACATTGACGACAAGCCCACCTACCTGCAGGGGGACGATCTCGTCAGTTATCTTAAATCCCTGCCGGCCAGCATCCTCGATAAAATAGAGATCATGAGCAATCCTCCGGCCCATTATGACGCAGCCGGCAACGGCGGCATCATCAATATCAGGCTGAAGAAAAACCGGATAAAAGGCTTTAATGGCAATATCCTTTCTGAAAACATACAGGGCCGCTATACCCGGCTATCGCAAAGCCTCAATGTTAACCTGCGTACCAATAAGCTCAATATATACGGCAATGCGGCCTATTATAATGGTACAGGCATTTCTCATCTCAACAGTTTGCGCGTATACGCGCCGGGCAGCAATAACTCCCTGCACAGTTTTACGCAAAGCGGCTTTGCCAAAGTGCGCAACAACCGCATTTTGCTGAAAGCAGGCATTGACGTGTATTGTTCTCCCAAAACCACCTGGGGTCTTAGCATGAGCCATATGAACTGGGATGCTACAGAACATCGGTCCTTTAACGGCCGGCAAACCTATATCGGACTATTGGCCACCGATACGTTGACCCAGGTGGACAATGCAAATCAGTCGGCCACGGTGAACAATAGTATTACCCTCAACTTCCAACATGTTTATGACAGTGCGGGCAAACAACTGACGGCCGGTATGGATTATATCCGGTACAGCGAAGGATATGATGCACTGACTTCCACCACGGCGGCCGGTAGCGACGGACCTGTAAATTACCGGGAACAACGGAGCAACCACCAACCGTTTGTTATCGATATTTATGCTGCCAAAGCCGATTATGTGCATCCATTGAGAAAAGGCTTTAAATGGAGCATGGGTTTCAAAAGCTCCCTCACGCACGCCAACAACAGGGGCCTTTTTTCAACGGTAGTCAATGAGGTGCCACTACCTGATCTTATTGTGAGCAATCGTTTCAATTACCGGGAAAATATCAATGCGGCTTATATTAACTATGCAGCCGAATGGCAAAAGTGGGCCCTGCAGGTGGGGTGGAGAATTGAAAACACTTCCCTGCAAGGAGATCAGCGGGACTACAAAACCGCACGGGATACTTCTTTTAAAAGGAATTATACCAATATATTTCCAACGATCTACCTTTCCCGGAAGATTGGCAGAAGAGCCAATCAACAGCTTAATTTCTCTTATGGCAAAAGGATTGACCGGCCAGGCTATACCAGGCTTAGCCCCTTTGCAATCCCGCTGGACAGGTACACTTACCGGATCGGCAATCCTTACCTGCAGCCACAGCTTTCCGACAACGTTGAATTATCCTGGCTGTTCAGGAATAGTTTTACAGCCGCTCTCTTTTACAACCGGCTGAAGGATGGTATGGAAGAAACGATAGAAGTAAGGAACAATGTTTTTTACCGGCAGCCCAATAATGTAAGCCGCAAGGAGGTAATGGGATTCTCCCTGGATGGCAGCACGAACATAACCCCCTGGTGGACGATCAATCCCATCATTCAGTATACCTGGTCTCGTTTATCTGCCAGGCTCAACAATGCTGATGTGCATGTGCGGGGCGGCAACTGGCATATGGCTGCGGGTCAGCAGTTCAACCTGCCCAAAGGCTGGACCATCGAAGTGTCGCCAGACTTCAGCTCGCGGGAAGTGTATGCACAGTTTGTACAACGATCTACCTGGTATATTCATGCGGGCATCGGCAAAAAGATACTGAAGGACAATGGTACGATCAGGCTCAATGTCCGGGATATATTCTATACCCGGCGTGACTACCAGGATTTCAATAATATAAAAGACGTGACAGGGTTCAATCAACGCACCTGGGATACCCAAAGCGTTACGCTATTGCTGAGTTACCGCTTTAAGAAAGGCAACAAAGTAGCCAGGACCCAAACGGGTGAAGGAGGAGAAGAATACAGGCGACTGGGAGATCGACAGTAG
- a CDS encoding DinB family protein, which translates to METQTSTKPTAEKELFIKMVISNWELQNARVNKLISKLTDEQLSTPTAPDRNTGVWILGHLIAVNDGMIPLLGLGEKLYPELEAPFIGEANKPGVAVPPLAELKQKWEQLNAKLTQYFTALPAEEWFTRHNSISPEDFAKEPHRNKLNILINRTNHQSYHLGQLVYLDKKQ; encoded by the coding sequence ATGGAAACGCAAACATCAACAAAGCCAACTGCGGAAAAGGAACTATTTATTAAAATGGTCATTTCCAACTGGGAACTGCAAAATGCCCGCGTCAATAAGCTCATCAGCAAGCTGACAGACGAACAATTGTCCACGCCTACCGCACCGGACAGGAATACCGGCGTCTGGATCCTGGGGCACCTCATCGCCGTTAATGATGGCATGATCCCTTTACTGGGCCTGGGTGAAAAGCTGTATCCCGAACTGGAAGCCCCTTTCATTGGAGAAGCCAACAAGCCCGGCGTGGCCGTTCCTCCGCTGGCAGAACTGAAGCAAAAATGGGAACAGCTCAATGCAAAACTGACACAGTACTTCACCGCCCTGCCTGCCGAAGAATGGTTTACCCGCCACAACTCCATTTCACCGGAAGACTTTGCCAAAGAACCCCACAGGAATAAACTGAACATCCTTATCAACAGGACCAATCACCAGTCGTACCACCTGGGACAACTGGTTTACCTCGATAAAAAACAGTAA
- a CDS encoding tRNA-binding protein encodes MTISWDDFEKVDIRVGTILEVTDFPKAKKPAYQITIDFGELGIKKSSAQIVALYTKDELPGKQVVAIVNFPPKQIANFFSECLVLGVYTDKKDVVLLQPERKVDNGWKIG; translated from the coding sequence ATGACCATTTCCTGGGATGACTTTGAAAAGGTTGACATCCGCGTCGGAACAATTCTGGAAGTTACCGATTTTCCAAAAGCCAAAAAGCCTGCGTACCAAATTACTATTGATTTCGGTGAATTGGGGATTAAAAAATCATCAGCACAGATCGTTGCCCTGTATACCAAAGATGAATTACCGGGCAAACAGGTTGTAGCCATCGTAAATTTTCCGCCCAAACAAATTGCTAATTTCTTCAGTGAATGCCTCGTACTGGGTGTTTATACTGATAAAAAAGACGTAGTTTTATTGCAACCTGAAAGGAAAGTTGACAACGGGTGGAAAATAGGATGA
- a CDS encoding NAD(P)/FAD-dependent oxidoreductase, whose translation MDGHQKKVVVIGGGFAGVNLIKSLAKDQRFHITLVDKNNYNFFPPLIYQVSAGFLEPSNISYPFRKLYHHKKNITFRMGEFLKVIPEQNKVELSTGELYYDYLIFATGTQSNFFGIENVMNKAVPMKTINDAIELRNYILQTVEKATVTTDPAERKKLLTMVVAGAGPSGVEISGILAEMKNGIYRKDYPELIGQPGGIYLIDAGTKVLGPMSEQSQAYSHKSLQGMGIKILLGKSVKDYVDDNVILADGEKIPTKTLIWTAGVIATELPGLPTESIGRGRRVLVDAYNKVQSTENIYAIGDISLQTTDPAFPNGHPQLAQVAIQQGQNLARNLKHIADNKPLKNFSYYDKGTMAIIGKSKAVADIGKLHFKGVFAALIWGFVHIWSLINYRNKLKTFFNWLFAWFTKDVAMRFIFRPGRKL comes from the coding sequence ATGGACGGACATCAAAAAAAAGTGGTTGTCATCGGAGGAGGCTTTGCCGGTGTTAACCTCATCAAAAGCCTCGCAAAAGACCAACGTTTTCACATCACCCTGGTAGACAAGAATAATTACAACTTCTTTCCTCCCCTCATCTACCAGGTCTCTGCAGGCTTCCTCGAACCATCCAACATCAGCTATCCGTTTCGTAAGTTGTACCACCACAAAAAGAACATCACCTTCCGTATGGGCGAATTCCTGAAGGTGATTCCTGAACAAAATAAAGTGGAGCTATCCACCGGGGAGTTATACTATGATTACCTCATTTTTGCCACCGGCACACAAAGCAATTTCTTCGGCATAGAGAATGTCATGAACAAAGCTGTGCCGATGAAGACCATCAATGATGCCATAGAACTACGCAACTACATATTACAGACCGTAGAAAAAGCTACCGTTACCACCGATCCTGCAGAACGAAAGAAGCTGCTCACCATGGTAGTAGCAGGGGCTGGTCCCAGTGGCGTGGAAATATCCGGCATACTGGCCGAAATGAAAAATGGCATCTACCGGAAAGACTATCCGGAACTGATCGGTCAGCCGGGCGGCATCTACCTCATAGATGCAGGAACCAAAGTATTAGGCCCCATGAGTGAGCAATCGCAGGCATACTCCCATAAGTCCCTGCAGGGAATGGGTATTAAAATACTGTTGGGCAAATCCGTAAAGGATTACGTAGACGACAATGTGATCCTGGCCGATGGGGAGAAGATCCCCACCAAAACCCTCATCTGGACGGCGGGTGTTATTGCCACAGAACTACCGGGTTTACCCACAGAAAGCATTGGCCGCGGAAGAAGAGTGCTCGTAGATGCGTACAATAAAGTGCAAAGCACAGAGAACATCTATGCCATTGGCGATATCAGCCTGCAAACCACCGATCCGGCTTTCCCCAACGGTCACCCTCAGTTGGCACAGGTAGCCATACAACAGGGACAGAACCTGGCCCGCAACCTGAAACACATAGCAGACAACAAACCATTAAAGAACTTTAGCTATTACGATAAAGGTACCATGGCCATCATTGGAAAAAGTAAAGCCGTGGCAGATATTGGCAAACTACACTTCAAAGGTGTTTTTGCCGCATTGATCTGGGGCTTCGTCCATATATGGTCACTCATCAATTACCGCAATAAACTCAAAACCTTCTTCAACTGGCTCTTTGCCTGGTTTACCAAAGACGTAGCCATGCGCTTCATCTTCCGGCCCGGCAGGAAACTATAG
- a CDS encoding flavin reductase family protein, producing MNLLQWKVVRLIPEAKDTISYVLEEISGQPVVYEAGQFLTFLFNYHGQEIRRSYSMGSAPGIDTQVFITVKKKENGSISRYILEHWHEGTVILSLPASGRFTLATDPSHKRQVCFIAAGSGIVPVFALLKKLLQEEPHSQALLLYQNHDENNIIYHAAIQQLAEQYPARFSRIDLLSHPILHDLPHQRLNNGLLEAIVTRNTKPETRNTFYYTCGPASFMRMVQFTLRVMGVDESRLRKENFTVDTVPPPAFTIDPAPRNVQVKQGERLYQFTVSYPDTILQAALNHHIKLPYSCRGGRCSTCTARCLSGTVKMNINEVLTEQDLQNGLVLTCVGYALTDLVLEL from the coding sequence ATGAACCTGCTGCAATGGAAAGTGGTCCGGCTGATCCCGGAGGCTAAAGACACCATTAGCTATGTGCTGGAGGAAATAAGCGGCCAACCGGTGGTATATGAAGCAGGGCAGTTCCTCACTTTCCTCTTCAATTACCACGGTCAGGAAATAAGACGCTCCTACTCCATGGGCTCCGCACCAGGCATTGATACGCAGGTCTTCATCACCGTGAAGAAAAAAGAGAATGGTTCTATTTCCCGTTACATACTGGAACACTGGCATGAAGGCACTGTCATCCTCAGCCTCCCTGCTTCGGGCAGGTTTACCCTGGCCACTGATCCATCACATAAGCGGCAAGTATGCTTCATTGCTGCAGGCAGTGGCATAGTCCCTGTATTTGCCTTGCTGAAGAAACTACTGCAGGAAGAACCGCATAGCCAGGCCCTGCTCCTGTACCAGAACCACGATGAAAACAACATCATCTACCATGCTGCCATACAACAACTGGCAGAGCAATACCCCGCCCGCTTCTCCCGTATTGACTTATTAAGCCACCCTATACTACATGACTTACCCCATCAAAGATTAAACAACGGCCTCCTCGAAGCGATCGTAACGCGAAACACCAAACCCGAAACCAGGAATACTTTTTACTACACCTGTGGCCCCGCCTCTTTTATGCGCATGGTACAATTCACCCTGCGGGTAATGGGGGTAGATGAATCACGCCTCCGTAAAGAGAACTTTACTGTGGACACCGTACCACCACCCGCCTTTACCATCGACCCGGCCCCACGCAACGTGCAGGTAAAGCAAGGCGAACGGCTATACCAATTCACCGTCTCCTATCCCGATACCATATTACAGGCAGCCCTTAACCACCATATCAAGCTACCCTATAGCTGCCGGGGCGGGCGCTGTTCCACCTGCACGGCCCGTTGCCTCAGTGGCACCGTAAAGATGAACATCAATGAAGTTTTGACGGAACAAGACCTGCAGAACGGCCTCGTTCTCACCTGTGTAGGGTATGCATTGACTGATTTGGTACTGGAGCTGTAG